Proteins found in one Cricetulus griseus strain 17A/GY chromosome X, alternate assembly CriGri-PICRH-1.0, whole genome shotgun sequence genomic segment:
- the Igsf1 gene encoding immunoglobulin superfamily member 1 isoform X7 — protein sequence MMLRTFTLLLCCIWLSLGMTSMAVESQPELWIESNYPHAPWENITLWCRSPSRVSSKFLLLKDNTQMTWIRPSYKTFQVSFFIGALTESNTGLYRCCYWKEKGWSKPSRILELEAPGQLPKPIFWIQAETPPLPGCSVNILCHGWLQDLVFMLFKEGSTEPVDYQVPTGTMAIFSIDNLAPENEGVYICRTHIQMLPSLWSEPSNPLKLVVAGLYPKPTLTAHPGPILAPGESLSLRCQGPIYGMTFTLMRLEDVKKSFYKKPVKNEAYFYFRSLKIEDTGHYLCFYYDASYRGSLLSDILKVWVTDAFPKTWLLVQPSPVVQMGQNVSLRCRGPMDGVGLALYKKGEERPLQFLDATSNTGNKSFFLKNVTYKDAGIYSCQYFLTWNTSIKMATHNTVELMVVAWPSSVFKVGKTITLQCRVSHPVLEFSLEWEETTTFQKLSVDGDFIITNIEGQGTGTYSCSYRIEEHPNIRSHRSETLKLVGPAGLLTWNSILNEAFRMSLFVQLVSLLSLVLWIRWKCRRFRFREAWLLGTAQGVAMLFILMALLCCGLCNGALAEEIEIIMPTPKPELWAETNFPLAPWTNLTLWCRSPSGSTKEFVLLKDGTGWIATRPASEEVRAAFPLGALTHSHTGSYHCHSWEEMAVSEPSEALELVGTDILPKPVISASLPIRGQELQIRCKGWLEGLGFALFKMGEQEPVQQLGAVGREAIFTIQRMGDKEEGNYSCRTHTEMQPFKWSEPSEPLELVIKELYPKPFFKTWASPVVTPGARVTFNCSTSHEHMSFILYKDDNEIASSDPVWGPPGSSAAHFLIISVGIGDGGNYSCRYYDFSIWSEPSDPVELIVTEFYPQPTLLAQPGPVVLPGKNVTLRCQGIFQGMRFALLQEGTHAPLQFQSASGTSVDFLLHTVGAEDSGNYSCIYFETAMSNRGSYRSMPLMIWVTDTFPRPWLSAEPSSVVTMGQNVTLWCQGPVRGVGYILHKEGEATSMQLWGSTSNEGAFLITNISGASIGRYSCCYHPDWISPIKIQPSNTLELIVTGLLPKPSLLVQPGPMVAPGENMTLQCQGELPDSTFVLLKEGTQQPLEKQRPSGYRADFWMPVVRDQDSGVYSCVYYLDSAPLAASNHSNSLEIWVTDKPPKPSLSAWPSTVFKLGKDITLQCRGPLPGVEFMLEHDGEEAPQQFSEDGDFVINNVEGKGIGNYSCSYRLQAYPDIWSEPSDALELVGAAGPVAQECTVGNIVRSTLIVVVVVALGIVLAVEWKKWPRLRTRGSETDGRDQTIVLEECNQEGEPDTTTNSPSSASQGGSMELTVPI from the exons ATGATGCTTCGGACCTTCACTCTATTGCTCTGTTGCATTT GGCTCAGTCTGGGTATGACCTCAATGG CAGTGGAGTCTCAACCAGAGCTTTGGATAGAATCCAACTACCCACATGCCCCTTGGGAGAACATCACACTTTGGTGCAGAAGCCCCTCTCGGGTATCCAGTAAGTTCCTGCTGCTTAAGGATAATACACAGATGACCTGGATCCGTCCTTCTTACAAGACCTTCCAAGTTTCATTCTTCATAGGTGCCCTTACTGAGTCCAATACAGGTCTTTATCGGTGCTGCTACTGGAAGGAGAAAGGCTGGTCGAAGCCCAGCAGAATTTTAGAGTTAGAAGCTCCAG GCCAACTTCCTAAACCCATCTTCTGGATCCAGGCAGAGACCCCCCCTCTTCCTGGATGCAGTGTTAACATCCTTTGCCATGGATGGCTTCAGGATTTGGTATTTATGCTGTTTAAAGAGGGAAGCACAGAGCCTGTAGATTACCAAGTCCCAACTGGGACAATGGCCATATTCTCCATTGACAACTTGGCACCTGAGAATGAAGGGGTGTATATCTGCCGCACTCATATACAGATGCTCCCCAGTCTGTGGTCAGAGCCCAGCAACCCCCTGAAGCTGGTGGTGGCAG GTCTCTACCCCAAACCAACTCTGACAGCCCATCCTGGGCCCATCCTGGCCCCTGGAGAAAGCCTAAGTCTCAGGTGCCAAGGGCCAATATATGGAATGACATTTACTTTAATGAGGTTGGAAGACGTGAAGAAATCTTTTTACAAGAAGCCAGTAAAAAATGAGGCATATTTCTACTTCCGGTCTCTGAAGATCGAGGATACAGGGCACTATCTCTGTTTTTACTATGATGCATCATACAGAGGCTCACTGCTTAGTGATATCCTGAAAGTCTGGGTGACTG ACGCTTTCCCCAAGACCTGGCTACTAGTTCAGCCCAGTCCCGTGGTTCAAATGGGTCAAAATGTAAGCCTGAGATGTCGAGGACCAATGGATGGAGTGGGGCTTGCACTCTacaagaagggagaagaaagaccCCTTCAATTTCTGGATGCCACCAGCAACACTGGCAACAAATCATTCTTCCTCAAGAATGTGACCTACAAAGATGCTGGCATCTATAGCTGCCAGTATTTTCTTACCTGGAACACATCCATTAAGATGGCAACACACAACACTGTGGAGCTGATGGTTGTAG CTTGGCCCAGTTCCGTGTTCAAAGTAGGAAAGACCATCACCCTTCAGTGCCGAGTATCTCATCCAGTACTTGAATTTTCTTTGGAATGGGAAGAAACAACAACATTCCAAAAATTATCAGTAGATGGAGACTTCATCATCACTAACATTGAAGGTCAAGGAACAGGGACCTACAGTTGCAGCTATCGTATTGAGGAACACCCAAACATCAGGTCACATCGCAGTGAAACTCTGAAGTTGGTGGGGCCAGCAG GCCTGCTCACCTGGAACTCCATTCTGAATGAAGCATTCAGGATGTCCTTATTTGTACAGCTTGTTTCCTTGCTGTCGCTAGTGCTGTGGATCCGGTGGAAGTGTCGGAGATTTAGATTCAG AGAAGCCTGGTTGTTGGGAACAGCTCAAGGGGTCGCCATGCTCTTCATACTCATGGCCCTTCTATGCTGTG GACTGTGCAATGGGGCACTGGCAGAAGAGATTG AAATAATCATGCCAACTCCTAAGCCTGAACTGTGGGCAGAGACGAACTTCCCTCTGGCCCCGTGGACGAACTTAACCCTCTGGTGCAGAAGCCCTTCTGGCTCAACTAAGGAGTTTGTGTTGCTGAAGGACGGGACCGGGTGGATTGCAACTCGCCCGGCCTCGGAGGAGGTCCGGGCTGCCTTCCCCCTTGGCGCCCTGACCCACAGCCATACCGGGAGTTACCATTGCCACTCATGGGAGGAGATGGCTGTGTCGGAGCCTAGTGAAGCACTTGAACTGGTAGGAACAG acatcCTTCCTAAACCTGTCATTTCGGCTTCCCTCCCAATCCGGGGCCAGGAACTGCAGATCAGATGCAAAGGATGGCTGGAAGGTTTGGGGTTTGCTCTGTTTAAGATGGGAGAGCAGGAACCTGTCCAGCAACTTGGGGCTGTTGGGAGAGAAGCCATCTTTACAATTCAAAGAATGGGGGATAAAGAGGAGGGCAATTACAGCTGCCGAACACATACCGAAATGCAGCCCTTCAAGTGGTCTGAGCCCAGTGAGCCCCTGGAGCTTGTCATAAAAG aaCTGTACCCCAAGCCTTTCTTCAAGACATGGGCCAGTCCTGTGGTGACTCCTGGGGCCCGAGTGACTTTCAATTGCTCCACCTCCCATGAACACATGAGCTTTATTCTTTACAAGGATGATAATGAAATTGCATCCAGTGACCCAGTCTGGGGACCCCCAGGATCTAGTGCAGCTCACTTTCTGATCATTTCAGTGGGCATTGGTGATGGAGGAAACTATAGTTGCCGTTATTATGACTTTTCCATCTGGTCTGAGCCCAGCGATCCTGTGGAACTCATTGTGACAG aattctACCCCCAACCCACTCTCCTGGCACAGCCAGGCCCTGTGGTGCTTCCTGGGAAGAATGTGACACTGCGCTGCCAAGGAATTTTCCAGGGCATGAGGTTTGCCCTATTACAGGAGGGTACCCATGCCCCCTTACAGTTCCAGAGTGCTTCGGGGACTTCAGTTGACTTCCTTCTCCACACTGTTGGAGCAGAGGACTCTGGGAACTACAGCTGTATCTACTTTGAGACAGCCATGTCAAACAGGGGCTCATACCGTAGTATGCCCCTTATGATCTGGGTAACTG ACACATTCCCCAGACCATGGTTGTCTGCTGAGCCTAGTTCTGTGGTTACTATGGGACAGAATGTTACTCTCTGGTGCCAAGGACCAGTCCGTGGAGTTGGGTACATTTTGCACAAAGAAGGAGAAGCCACATCAATGCAGCTTTGGGGgtccaccagcaatgaaggagcaTTCCTTATCACCAATATATCTGGTGCTAGCATAGGTCGTTATAGCTGCTGTTACCACCCTGACTGGATCAGCCCTATCAAGATACAGCCTAGCAACACTCTGGAACTCATAGTCACGG GTTTACTTCCTAAGCCCAGCCTGTTAGTTCAACCTGGTCCGATGGTAGCCCCTGGAGAAAACATGACTCTTCAATGTCAAGGGGAACTGCCAGATTCAACATTTGTCCTTTTGAAGGAGGGGACTCAACAGCCCTTAGAGAAGCAGAGGCCAAGTGGGTACCGAGCTGACTTCTGGATGCCAGTGGTGAGGGATCAAGATTCTGGTGTCTACAGTTGTGTTTATTATCTGGATTCTGCTCCTCTTGCGGCTTCAAATCACAGCAACTCTCTAGAGATCTGGGTGACCG ATAAGCCCCCTAAACCCTCTCTGTCAGCCTGGCCCAGCACTGTGTTCAAACTAGGGAAGGACATCACCCTTCAGTGCCGAGGACCCCTACCAGGAGTTGAATTTATGCTGGAACATGATGGAGAAGAAGCACCCCAACAGTTCTCAGAGGATGGAGACTTTGTCATCAACAATGTGGAAGGGAAAGGCATTGGAAACTACAGCTGCAGCTACCGTCTGCAGGCCTACCCTGACATCTGGTCAGAGCCCAGTGATGCTCTGGAGCTGGTTGGAGCAGCAG GGCCTGTTGCTCAAGAGTGCACTGTGGGTAACATTGTCCGAAGTACCCTGATTGTGGTGGTTGTGGTAGCCTTGGGGATAGTGCTAGCTGTAGAGTGGAAGAAGTGGCCTCGACTTCGCACTAG GGGCTCTGAGACAGATGGAAGAGACCAGACCATAGTCCTTGAAGAGTGTAACCAAGAAGGAGAACCAGACACCACCACCAATTCTCCTTCATCTGCCTCTCAGGGAGGCTCAATGGAACTGACAGTCCCGATATAA